ttttcCATTCAAAGTCAACATCAAAATTAAATAGcacttgtatatgatataatgtttTAAACAATTGAGACAATACAATTCATAATTACATacttcatgttcattatcatggTTTATCAGTTTTGTTCTGTTTTcctttatcaatatatttctttctgATAAATATTCTTTGGCGATTGTTTGTTATATGTAACTGTCCTACTGTACTGAAGTAGGCACTTCGAGTAGTGTAATTGTATAAAAGTCTTTGTTAAACGCAAACACCATGTCGATTTCACAAGTTATTAtaagttttcttcctttttcttgaggCAAATATGTACTccagaagatggtgatgattgatgaatgaggatgatgatatttttgataaatgATAAAGAGGTGAGGAATATAACGATCATGTGCTCAGCCAATCGTCACCAATTCAGAAATGCATCTTTGCCCCGAGAAAGAATATATAGACTCGGTAAAGCTTGTAAATAACGTTTTCTGTTCCACTTTATAATGTAGAGATATATGAGCCTTATCCCGATCAGCATTCCACGCCGTAAAGATAAAAGTCTCTAAATATGACTAGATAATACATCCTGTGGCATTTGTGTTCCACAATAACGTCCATTTCATGGTCTGTAAATGCGTTTGTCGCGATAGATTTTCCGTCACACAACTCACGACCGGGACGTGGCAGAGGAGCCTCCGCCCCTTAGAGCGACGCCCACAGCAGGCGCAGCGACCCCGCAGCCGCCCTACACCAGGTGCGTGACGACCTTCTCCCTGCCGCTGAGCCGCCCTACACCAGGTGCGTGACGACCTTCTCCCTGCCGCTGAGCCGCCCTACACCAGGTGCGTGACGACCTTCTCCCTGCCGCTGAGCCGCGCCACGACGGTCGGCCTCGGTGGCCTCGGGTGCCGGCTCTGCCAGAGGCGGCAGGTCAGGAGGTCGAGCGAGGAGTTGCGGAACTTGCGGCTCATGAAGGTGTACAGGATGGGGTTGACGGCGGAGTTGGCGTACATGAGGAGGAAGGTGACGGGCGTGAGGATGTACGAGGACGCGGAGGTGTGCTTGTAGTTGGCCCAGTAGTACTGCAGCATCTTGCGCGTGTGGAAGGGCAGCGAGCACGCGGCGAagctcaccaccaccatcaccagcatgTTGATGACCTTGCGGCGCGCGCGCAGCACGAGCGGCGACGGGTGCAGGTGCATGGGGCGGCGGGGCACGCGCGGCGAGGGGATGGGCGTCCTGCGGGCGCCGTTGTCCCGCCGGCTGTGCCCGCGGGGCGTGAGCGGGATGATATCGGGCGCCGTCTGGCTGACGCGGAGCCCCTCGTCGCGCACCGACGCCATCGAGACGTACGTCGACGTGACGGACTTGACGGAGCCTCGCGTGACGTGCAGCGTCGTGTCCCGCGCCTGGTTGAGCGCCGGGCCGCCCTCGTCCCCGTCGGCGCCGCCCGCCGCGCCGCTGCTCGAGGTGGACGTGACGGAGGCCGTGTGCTGCGACTTGAAGGTGCCGTACTCGGCCGCCGGCGACGCGGCGTAGTagggcgaggcggcggcggccagCAGACGCCCGGAGCGCCACAGCGTGTGCGCGATGCGGGCGTAGAGCAGCGACAGCAGCACCAGCGGCAGCAGGTACAGCAGGATGAGGCTCACCACGTCCCAGATCTTGGTGTCGAACTTGTCGCGTCGCAGCAGGCACATGGCCTCCGTGCGGCCGCCCCCC
This portion of the Penaeus vannamei isolate JL-2024 chromosome 11, ASM4276789v1, whole genome shotgun sequence genome encodes:
- the LOC138863336 gene encoding trissin receptor-like; its protein translation is MVLHRRMRSHTNFFLTNLAVADLCVAVFCIYQNFAMYVIQDWYFGEFLCLMYQFVNQLSYTASVIILVVVSGERYLAIVEPLRAKSLLTRRNMIITMALVWIISAVYSCPRLLYFTVQEYPVGGGRTEAMCLLRRDKFDTKIWDVVSLILLYLLPLVLLSLLYARIAHTLWRSGRLLAAAASPYYAASPAAEYGTFKSQHTASVTSTSSSGAAGGADGDEGGPALNQARDTTLHVTRGSVKSVTSTYVSMASVRDEGLRVSQTAPDIIPLTPRGHSRRDNGARRTPIPSPRVPRRPMHLHPSPLVLRARRKVINMLVMVVVSFAACSLPFHTRKMLQYYWANYKHTSASSYILTPVTFLLMYANSAVNPILYTFMSRKFRNSSLDLLTCRLWQSRHPRPPRPTVVARLSGREKVVTHLV